Proteins encoded in a region of the Isosphaeraceae bacterium EP7 genome:
- a CDS encoding lipase family protein: MTVTIGPPMPSIAPAPTPPGGRVTAREGLFGRPAPVVPMGRFRAGSLGAGRFEWETALSLALASKLAYDGEAVVRSTAISTWGLRDCRFIESDDTQCFVAWSDDVALVSFRGTESLGDWLGNLNALSTTRGYGTVHRGFLGAFQVVDAQLRAVLSGLSGRPVLLTGHSLGGALASVAAAEWQGQFPISWIYTYGQPAVGKGDFPTFIEGHYAGKYFRFVNDDDVVPRVPPTFHHVGRLIHFDASGGLENRFESAATALANEAIGPVAPSPEAPPMMTEEEFDRMRARLLEERARARIAGTEAMEAPQLEGFLPSVSDHSIDQYLAKVAAKV, from the coding sequence GCCCCGACTCCGCCCGGCGGGCGTGTGACGGCGCGAGAGGGGCTGTTCGGGCGACCCGCGCCTGTCGTACCCATGGGACGGTTCCGAGCCGGCTCGCTCGGGGCTGGCCGGTTCGAGTGGGAGACCGCGCTGTCGCTCGCCCTGGCCAGCAAGCTCGCATACGACGGGGAGGCCGTCGTCCGAAGCACGGCGATCAGTACCTGGGGGTTGCGGGATTGCCGGTTCATCGAGTCGGACGATACCCAGTGCTTCGTGGCCTGGTCGGACGATGTGGCCCTCGTCTCGTTCCGCGGGACCGAGAGCCTCGGAGACTGGCTGGGAAATCTGAATGCCCTAAGCACGACCCGAGGGTACGGCACAGTCCACCGTGGCTTCCTCGGGGCATTCCAGGTCGTCGATGCGCAGCTGAGGGCGGTGCTCTCGGGCCTCTCCGGACGCCCGGTGCTACTGACCGGCCACAGCCTTGGGGGCGCTCTCGCCTCGGTCGCCGCGGCGGAATGGCAGGGACAATTTCCCATTTCCTGGATTTATACGTACGGCCAGCCGGCCGTCGGCAAGGGGGACTTCCCGACCTTCATCGAGGGCCACTACGCCGGGAAATACTTCCGGTTCGTCAACGACGACGACGTCGTGCCCCGCGTCCCGCCGACGTTCCACCACGTTGGTCGCCTCATTCATTTCGATGCGAGCGGTGGTCTCGAGAACCGATTCGAATCGGCCGCCACCGCGTTGGCAAACGAGGCAATTGGCCCTGTCGCGCCCTCGCCTGAGGCCCCCCCTATGATGACCGAGGAGGAATTCGATCGGATGCGAGCCCGGCTACTAGAAGAGCGGGCCCGGGCCAGAATTGCCGGCACTGAGGCGATGGAGGCTCCGCAACTCGAAGGTTTCCTCCCCAGCGTCAGCGACCACAGCATCGACCAGTATCTCGCCAAGGTCGCGGCCAAGGTCTGA